The window TTTTGTATATGCTCATAAACTTTGCCACAAATGCTGCACGGTAACACCAACACAATAAGCACCCATATCAATGTAAGAAAGATGATATTATATTAAGTAGCCTGCCAAATGCAATAACTAGAGAGTTTTATATACCTTCAATGTGAAATATGGCTTTCTGACCCAATCGCATCCGGTGTTCCTGTAAGAAGGGCCAAAGACATATTATCAAGTAAGCCATCAAAACAAAGGATGGGATTGGGAACACAGATGTTGAGATAGAATTCACAAGCAAAGACTGAGAGCGGTGTAACAAATATTCTTACATAATATGCAGCCCAGTGGCAGACTTCAAGCTTTAGCTCTGAGTCCAGTTTCCTCAGCAATTCATGAAGAAGTCTCTGAGAATCCATAAAACTATgggtaaaaagacaaaaaggacCCAAATACTTAATAAATAGCTGAATAGGTTACCTTTAGAATGACTTCTGGTGGAATGCAATTAACTAGCAATTCATACACCTTTCCACGCACCTGAAATAACCTGAAAAAGCATACAAGAGATGTTATAATTCAAAGTAtcttttaagttatatattgtAAAACTAAATGATTCACTAAAGTCTGACTTTTTAGGGCTTTGTTCCTTCATCATGTCAGTTGCTATTTCAGTAACATACTCTTCCCAATCCATGGGAGATATCACTTGATTACTTGTGAACGGATAGctacaaagaaaaagatcaaGATTAAAGTAATGAAAagttaaatttctaaaacatgaAACAAACTCATTGATTGTCTGCATAGATACAGTATATAATACGCTTACTTTTGGACACGACAAGTCTCAAGTGACAAAATAGCTCTTCGAAGACTGCGATTTGATTTTTCAGCAATACGAGCAGCAAAACCCTGGGGCAGTTGCAAACTTTCTTTCTTTGCAACGAACTCCAACACTTTCACTATCTGGTACCAGGGAGATacatttttgttaacaataatcttgcatagttttttttctgtttggaaGAAAGTTTACACAGGCCAAACGAAGCAAACTAAATCTTATGTAATATTTTAACACCGGTAGTCTTTAAGAGACTTCGTAATAAGGATAAAAGCAGATAAACTAGTTTTCTTGCCAATCCAATGAGAAAGTACACGGCAAAATGGCAAGAAAATGTAAGAAGCTTTATCTATATTGTGtagattttaaacaaaaaatgcaaTATCAAGATGGGCTATTCTAAGAGAGGATTTGATATGAGTTTTCCCACTAAAAGCGACAAAACAAGATTTGGTGTCTCAACACTGAGCTGAACACAAAGCCTCATGCATTATCAACATTCCACAAATATTCTTGGCTGATTATTATACCGAAAATATTCTACAAATACAGAGGGAACAGCTTGTGTACCTCTTCTTGCGAAGGTGCATTTATGCGCACATTAAGACAACGAGACTTAATGGCTTCCGTAACCTTTGAAGAGCTGTTACAGCATAAGATGAGACGGCAAGATGAGCTATATTTCTCCATTGTTCTCCGCAGAGAATGTTGAGCTTCTCGTGAGAGCTTGTCAACCTCATTTAATACCAACACTgtcacaaccaaaaaaaacacacaaaatcatgCATTTGAGTACGCCCAAATACTTTTGACAAATATAAGAGATCATCCAACATCGTTATGtgaaaagaagttgaaaaaatTTGGCAGGTCATAGAGGCAAAACTTCACCAAGAAACGATGTAAGAGACGAGAGATAAGTTGATAATCAAGAACATAGAACAATCtaaatgtataaaaaaagaCATTCAGCTGGACAAGAAGCCTTAACTAGATATATGAGGATACCATCGAATTGATCAtgtttagaaaaggaaaaaaacactatataataaaccataaaatgtAGACCAAGTCAACCACAAAAGTATACAGATTGAAGATGACATCCAATTCCCTTATAAAAGTATCACTCTTTGTAGTTGATTAAAAGAACTACTATGTGCCCTGACATGCAAAATGTCTCCACTAATGATACTATGGTACAGAAAAATAGTTAGGCTGAATTATTACCCTTATATCCCTTCTTTCCTTTTGTGTCAATTGGTCTGTTCTTGGCCATTTCTTTAATTATCTCCTGAACGATGTATCGGTCCTGAAAGCCTGCATCACTTGGAGTAAGCTCCACATGATTGGTGCTTGATAATGTAGTCAGCTCGAGATCAATAGTTCTACTCCCAGCCTGCATTGTTCAAAAGTTAACATAACAAAAGATTAAAGACAACAAAATTGACAATTATCACAATGTTATCAAGTTTAAATCCGCCAAGAAGGGCCACCAAAAGAATTGATAGCAAACACAATTCACTTCTCTGCATTAACAAGTTAGATGATACNNNNNNNNNNNNNNNNNNNNNNNNNNNNNNNNNNNNNNNNNNNNNNNNNNNNNNNNNNNNNNNNNNNNNNNNNNNNNNNNNNNNNNNNNNNNNNNNNNNNNNNNNNNNNNNNNNNNNNNNNNNNNNNNNNNNNNNNNNNNNNNNNNNNNNNNNNNNNNNNNNNNNNNNNNNNNNNNNNNNNNNNNNNNNNNNNNNNNNNNNNNNNNNNNNNNNNNNNNNNNNNNNNNNNNNNNNNNNNNNNNNNNNNNNNNNNNNNNNNNNNNNNNNNNNNNNNNNNNNNNNNNNNNNNNNNNNNNNNNNNNNNNNNNNNNNNNNNNNNNNNNNNNNNNNNNNNNNNNNNNNNNNNNNNNNNNNNNNNNNNNNNNNNNNNNNNNNNNNNNNNNNNNNNNNNNNNNNNNNNNNNNNNNNNNNNNNNNNNNNNNNNNNNNNNNNNNNNNNNNNNNNNNNNNNNNNNNNNNNNNNNNNNNNNNNNNNNNNNNNNNNNNNNNNNNNNNNNNNNNNNNNNNNNNNNNNNNNNNNNNNNNNNNNNNNNNNNNNNNNNNNNNNNNNNNNNNNNNNNNNCCTTATAAAAGTATCACTCTTTGTAGTTGATTAAAAGAACTACTATGTGCCCTGACATGCAAAATGTCTCCACTAATGATACTATGGTACAGAAAAATAGTTAGGCTGAATTATTACCCTTATATCCCTTCTTTCCTTTTGTGTCAATTGGTCTGTTCTTGGCCATTTCTTTAATTATCTCCTGAACGATGTATCGGTCCTGAAAGCCTGCATCACTTGGAGTAAGCTCCACATGATTGGTGCTTGATAATGTAGTCAGCTCGAGATCAATAGTTCTACTCCCAGCCTGCATTGTTCAAAAGTTAACATAACAAAAGATTAAAGACAACAAAATTGACAATTATCACAATGTTATCAAGTTTAAATCCGCCAAGAAGGGCCACCAAAAGAATTGATAGCAAACACAATTCACTTCTCTGCATTAACAAGTTAGATGATACAACCTGAAAAACGAGTAACTGATCCAACAAGAGCACAAGATGAATATGGACACTAAGCAGGTCGTtagaagaaaaagcaaagaaacagaaaaaaaaatcatgtgcaACTCACATCAACTTTCCACGCCCTGTTCTCCACTTTCACCTGCAGTCAAGTAGTAAATCAAGGAACTTTTCAGTTTccatatgaaataaaaaaaaggtagcAATCAGAAGATAAACATCAATCTAAAGAGGATATAACGCGTCAGAGTTAgtgagagagttaaaaaaacacatctcaacatacaaaaaaacaaacaatttgcTTTGCTAAACAGCATTAAGGGTTCAAAGTCTTCATCTTTTAGTACTGAGAAAGGGGTTCAATTAAAAAGGATACCTTCTCTGCACTAGCACCATATATCTGCTTGAGAAGCGCcatgattagggttttcttaCCCGAACCTGACGGCCCATAAAAGAGCAAATGCGGACAATCTTGCTCGGTAACCTAagaggaaaaatagaaaaaaatcagattcaAAATCATCGagaaaaaaatccccaaatctccTAGGgtttgaaccaaaaaaagggCGTACCAGTTTCTTGAGATTTTGGGCGATATCTTCATGAACAATGACCTTGTCCAGTGATTTCGGTCTGTACTTGTCGACCCACAACATCTTTGCTTCACCACCGGAGGGTTTTCGGAGAAGACAATGAAAGTGGCGGGAAACAAGtgaatcgtcttcttcttcctctcctcgGCAGCTTTGTGAGATGTCTGTCTTTAGCTCTTTCTTCGCTTACTCCCACGTCAGGTTTGGAGAACCgaaccttctctttctcttagaGTCTTTTCGTACCATACCCGGTTCAACAAAGTTGACAATAATACGGATACGGATCATTCggatatgtataatttttattcaaacaaaacGTATCATGAATTTGATTACATCACTTATCATGGAATTTGAACTTATATATATCCTAACTATTACAACTTCTGTATACTGTAGATTGGGTATTTTTCACCGTGTCTGATTTAGAGTTTCCAGTAAATTTTGAATCTGTGAAAAACACCAGTGACCAAACCCCAGAAGAGAATCTCCGCGATAAGGACATACATAAGCACACCAACTCTTCTTGAATGCAAAACTCGGATAAACACATGCTCCCGAATCCAATTTATCTAAACCACAGGTTGTTAGTAAAAATCAATTGGAGTAGTAGTATTTGAAGACAAATAAAGAGGACATTCAGGCTCAGTTTAAATATTTACCAGTGTACTGTGCGGGTGGCGATAGTACCAACCATTGAAGAAAGCAGCCAACATGCCTTCAGCTCCCATCACGTAGACCAGCATTGCGTTCATGCCTATCCATTTTAGAGGCAGAAACATGAGTCTCCACTCTAATATATCGACCTGCAAAatcccaaaacaacaaaaaccaatgAATCTGTTTTGTCCAAAAGTTTGTCATCAAACGTCTTTAGTTGTCGTCGATGTAGTGGAGCAAGAATTACCAGTGAATACAAGGAAGAGAAGACGAGCGCCGCTGCACCAGAGGTCACGCATATGTAGCTGAAACTGTAGAGTTGTTTGTTCAAAGGCATCACTGCAATACATTTTTgagtttgttatatatgttaagAGAAGAGACTGTTTTGAGTTGGATGGATCAAAAAAGCAAGGTCTTTCTCACAGTGGGTGAAATGCAGAGTAAGCCCGAGAGTGAGGAGAACAAGACCGGTGGAGATCCAATGTTTCAACCGAGCTGAATGCCCCTGAAAAAATTGGTAATGTTTGAGATAATGATGTTGAAAAGCCAAAACGGTGATTGTTCGTCAGAGCTTGAGGCTTATGTTTCATTTTAGTAAGTTGACCTTCAAGTGTAAGATGATATGTCCAAAATGGACTCCGATGATTGTAGAAAGAATAGCAGATATGGAGCTGCAACAGACAAGTTTCTGAGTGTTATAAACttctgaagatgatgatagtGCTCAGTTAGTGACAAAATTAGACCTTAAGATTCCTTCAGGCTCAAACGGAGCACGGCACCATGACGGTGCATCTTGGCGTAAAGATCCACCATAAGGAGAATCATTGGTGCAAGCCTAAAAACTCAAACGAaaacatattaggattgagttgATTGACATGAAACATATGTAATTAATCGACCCTTCCTTTATTTTCTGTAACATAAAACTCAAAAGCACATTAGGATTGACACAAATCATtatgcatttttaaaaaatttctagcatGTGTAGAATCTTCGGAGAGAGCGTGCTCAGTCTATAAGCAAGCACAACTACGTATTGTACCTTGGATCGTTTCCACGCAGGACGTTGATACATATGATTAATCCCTAAAACTTGTCTGTCAACATATCCAACAGCATTGCAGGGAGGGTTTAGCTTTCCTCTCAGACCACATGATACCTAGGGAAGGATTCCCAAAATTTCTTATATTATCTGACCATTTTCACACAACCCTTAGTAATGATCACATAACATACAAACATCGAAAGACTTACAGATTGGATTTTCCCATAGAGAACGCTATCTTTATCATTGACAACAAACTCCCAGTCAGGAACGTAAGTTCCATAGATTGTAGCCAGATAAATCACGAGAACTGATGCACCAACAATCCTGTGAATGTACTAGAAACAAGATTAATTCGAAACTCTTGATCtgattttcatgaaattttaattctaaACTAACTCAAATGTCAGGTTTTACCAATGCCAATAATATGACTTGAATATTGAGAACCTCCCAGTCCCAGATGACATATTCTCCTCATGTGAGTCCTTTGTGAAGATTTCAACCAATGCTACTACCAAGTAAGATAAAGCTATTCTCTACATGAAAACAGAAGACAAACATGAACCTTCTAAGTTAcaatacataaatacataaaatgaACCATGAGCATGAGACAACACCTGAAGAATCCCACAAAACCTCATCATAGTCACATCAACACCAAAGCTTAATCTATCAGGTGCATGAGAGAAACCACCTaaacagcaaaagaaaataaactagtATCCAAATAcataaatgttaaattaaagAGGCTACAATCTACAAGGTTAGTTAAATTACCTTGCAATAGAAGACCCCAGAAGAGAAGCTTGCAAGTCCTAAAAGCAACCTTCTTACAAGCTTCAAATTTGTTCGAAATCCTCTGAAAATATTGAGAACAGACACAGGTTTTGTAATTCAATTTCTA is drawn from Camelina sativa cultivar DH55 chromosome 8, Cs, whole genome shotgun sequence and contains these coding sequences:
- the LOC104707025 gene encoding replication factor C subunit 3, with protein sequence MLWVDKYRPKSLDKVIVHEDIAQNLKKLVTEQDCPHLLFYGPSGSGKKTLIMALLKQIYGASAEKVKVENRAWKVDAGSRTIDLELTTLSSTNHVELTPSDAGFQDRYIVQEIIKEMAKNRPIDTKGKKGYKVLVLNEVDKLSREAQHSLRRTMEKYSSSCRLILCCNSSSKVTEAIKSRCLNVRINAPSQEEIVKVLEFVAKKESLQLPQGFAARIAEKSNRSLRRAILSLETCRVQNYPFTSNQVISPMDWEEYVTEIATDMMKEQSPKKLFQVRGKVYELLVNCIPPEVILKRLLHELLRKLDSELKLEVCHWAAYYEHRMRLGQKAIFHIEAFVAKFMSIYKNFLISTFG
- the LOC104707026 gene encoding heparan-alpha-glucosaminide N-acetyltransferase-like; translation: MAKTKVEKKSQDQQLLVPEDDTASSSRRSLAGNRQRLASLDIFRGLTVALMILVDDAGGEWPVIAHAPWEGCNLADFVMPFFLFIVGVSIALSLKRISNKFEACKKVAFRTCKLLFWGLLLQGGFSHAPDRLSFGVDVTMMRFCGILQRIALSYLVVALVEIFTKDSHEENMSSGTGRFSIFKSYYWHWIVGASVLVIYLATIYGTYVPDWEFVVNDKDSVLYGKIQSVSCGLRGKLNPPCNAVGYVDRQVLGINHMYQRPAWKRSKACTNDSPYGGSLRQDAPSWCRAPFEPEGILSSISAILSTIIGVHFGHIILHLKGHSARLKHWISTGLVLLTLGLTLHFTHLMPLNKQLYSFSYICVTSGAAALVFSSLYSLVDILEWRLMFLPLKWIGMNAMLVYVMGAEGMLAAFFNGWYYRHPHSTLINWIREHVFIRVLHSRRVGVLMYVLIAEILFWGLVTGVFHRFKIYWKL